A region of Nostoc sp. 'Peltigera membranacea cyanobiont' N6 DNA encodes the following proteins:
- a CDS encoding AAA family ATPase: MKQHDSRVHKKPWEIIKADDTEMWYPYIQVPIDPKITAIVGANESGKSHLLSAIEKAITGYAIEYDSKKQPISSRDFCRYSERFLVTSDKNRLPDFGTEWSCLSEIECKHIKKLSDISQSRPLDRFFLFRTSGNLLSIYLPEDEGKYSSHEVNPEKVDEFIKILPGTRRLKSNIALPSSIPIQKLVQKVKGEADCTRYEILSTTHRQRIRKLIDEFYKNPEKFNNSKNSYTSNEDKVSNNVIQEIINILSDPDSNLNEKDKDKQEEEVNLTYQLLCTIAEVNEINLLDLAHSMEANDVGYTQAIIDKINRQLSANLNFPNYWVQDSKFRLLMSAKDHNLEFTIVDRTGTKYSFDERSNGLKYFLSYFIQHRSYEPPNNVPEILLMDEPDAFLSSRAQQDLLKIFEEVANSENGKSASQVVYVTHSPFLIDKNHGERIRVLDKGSDYEGTRVVKSVSRNHYEPLRSAFGAFVAETVYISHCNLMVEGPVDQVLLAGVSTYLRTFDVASKRESLDLNEVTIVPAEGASNIPYLTYLARGRDSEQPAVIVLLDSDDSGNNAKKELTKKGYGPRKKPPLKEEFVLQIGDLRQLGVNFPETLSSPEVEDLIPIPISVLAAQKFASEVRGIRERDTRDITEEFVQQKVELGETMFDAVDACVKQCSKDPHYLDKVGFARSVVEVINSLKRDTNREVKYTDALDKFEFNFKILFRELDRRKSLAELERTREKASQKLKDIEESFFSNHPNTANREDVVQFLEKLEALLLSDDSFDSDEIRKGIGCIRNDYQLNFNLGERVENYEKFKQDLQRLKYLGKFASQEKQENLQIINEGKSINSSGNNQSLESSKASPLDHDDSDTSSSSEAKIMNVKKSKSKNNTGNADSTASS; this comes from the coding sequence ATGAAGCAACATGATTCTAGAGTGCATAAAAAGCCTTGGGAAATCATTAAAGCCGATGATACTGAAATGTGGTATCCCTATATTCAAGTACCGATAGATCCAAAAATCACAGCTATTGTAGGTGCAAATGAATCAGGTAAGTCTCATCTTTTAAGTGCTATTGAAAAAGCAATTACTGGGTATGCTATTGAATACGACTCTAAAAAACAACCAATTTCTTCAAGAGATTTTTGTCGCTATTCAGAGCGTTTTCTTGTAACTTCTGACAAAAATCGTCTACCTGATTTTGGTACAGAATGGTCATGTCTATCTGAGATAGAGTGTAAGCACATCAAAAAACTATCTGATATTTCTCAAAGCCGTCCATTAGATAGATTTTTTCTTTTTAGGACTAGTGGCAACTTGCTCAGTATATACCTTCCTGAAGATGAGGGAAAATATTCCTCTCATGAAGTTAATCCTGAAAAAGTAGATGAGTTTATAAAAATACTACCAGGAACTCGCAGGCTGAAGAGTAACATAGCACTTCCTTCAAGTATACCAATTCAAAAACTTGTTCAAAAAGTCAAAGGTGAAGCTGATTGTACTAGATATGAAATACTTTCAACTACTCATCGTCAAAGAATTCGTAAGTTAATAGATGAGTTTTATAAGAACCCCGAAAAATTTAATAATTCTAAAAATTCATATACTTCTAATGAAGATAAGGTATCCAATAATGTAATACAAGAAATTATCAATATTTTATCTGACCCCGATAGCAATTTAAACGAAAAAGATAAAGATAAGCAAGAAGAAGAGGTTAATCTGACTTACCAATTACTCTGTACAATTGCTGAAGTTAATGAGATAAATTTGCTAGATTTAGCTCACTCAATGGAAGCTAATGATGTAGGATATACACAGGCTATAATAGATAAAATAAATAGACAACTATCGGCAAATCTTAACTTTCCAAACTATTGGGTTCAAGATAGCAAATTTCGCTTACTCATGTCAGCAAAAGATCATAATCTGGAATTCACAATAGTTGACAGAACAGGAACAAAATATTCTTTTGATGAACGTAGTAATGGTTTGAAGTATTTCCTTAGTTACTTCATTCAGCATCGCTCCTATGAACCTCCAAATAATGTCCCTGAAATTCTATTAATGGACGAGCCTGATGCTTTCCTATCCAGTCGAGCGCAGCAAGATTTATTGAAAATCTTTGAGGAAGTTGCAAATTCAGAAAATGGAAAATCAGCCTCTCAGGTAGTATATGTAACTCATTCACCATTTTTGATAGATAAAAATCACGGCGAAAGAATTCGAGTTTTAGATAAAGGAAGTGATTATGAAGGTACTCGTGTAGTAAAAAGTGTATCTAGAAATCACTATGAACCACTGCGTTCTGCATTTGGTGCTTTTGTAGCTGAAACTGTTTATATCAGTCATTGCAATTTAATGGTAGAAGGACCTGTTGATCAAGTCCTTCTTGCAGGAGTATCAACTTACTTACGTACTTTTGATGTAGCTTCCAAGCGTGAATCACTTGATCTGAACGAAGTGACTATTGTTCCTGCTGAGGGAGCATCAAATATTCCATACTTAACTTATCTAGCTCGTGGACGTGACTCAGAACAACCAGCAGTAATTGTTTTACTAGATAGTGATGATTCCGGTAATAACGCTAAAAAAGAATTAACTAAGAAAGGTTATGGTCCTCGAAAAAAACCACCACTAAAAGAAGAATTTGTCCTGCAAATTGGTGATTTGAGGCAATTAGGTGTTAATTTTCCTGAAACACTTTCAAGTCCTGAAGTTGAAGATTTAATACCAATACCTATTAGTGTTTTAGCTGCTCAAAAATTTGCTTCAGAGGTGCGGGGTATTAGGGAGCGTGACACTAGAGATATTACGGAAGAATTTGTTCAGCAAAAAGTTGAATTAGGTGAAACAATGTTTGATGCTGTAGATGCTTGCGTTAAACAATGTTCAAAAGATCCACACTATCTTGATAAAGTAGGGTTTGCACGCAGCGTTGTTGAAGTAATTAACTCTTTAAAAAGAGACACAAATCGAGAAGTGAAATATACTGACGCTTTAGATAAATTTGAATTCAATTTCAAGATATTATTTCGAGAACTTGACAGACGAAAATCTTTAGCAGAACTTGAGCGCACTAGAGAAAAAGCTTCTCAAAAGCTCAAAGATATTGAGGAAAGTTTTTTCTCTAATCATCCAAATACTGCTAATCGGGAAGATGTTGTACAGTTTTTAGAAAAACTAGAAGCTCTTTTACTTTCAGATGATAGTTTTGATAGTGATGAAATTAGAAAAGGTATAGGATGTATTAGGAATGATTACCAGCTTAACTTTAATTTGGGTGAACGTGTAGAAAATTATGAAAAATTCAAGCAAGATTTGCAACGTCTTAAGTATTTAGGTAAGTTTGCAAGTCAAGAAAAACAGGAAAATTTACAAATTATTAATGAAGGTAAATCAATTAATTCATCAGGCAATAATCAGAGTTTAGAGTCATCTAAAGCTTCTCCGTTAGATCATGATGATTCAGATACTTCTTCATCATCTGAAGCAAAAATTATGAATGTTAAAAAATCTAAGAGTAAAAATAATACAGGCAATGCTGATTCTACAGCTTCTAGTTAA
- a CDS encoding DNA-methyltransferase, whose product MLPFQLIATDVATQKELKQVYKSEYGTLYQGDCLKLLSALPNESVDIIFADPPFNLGKEYGEGVNDKMETNQYLIWSQQWLDESIRVLKSGGSLFVFNLPKWCIEYGAYLNQQGMCFRHWIACRMPKAFPRGKKMSPAHYGLLYYTKGEPAVFNKVYTPIQVCRHCGGEIRDYGGHRKKLNQKGINLMDVWDEPEEVWEDVSEANSNEILWTLAEEMWIDIPPVRHRQHKKRVANELAPIMLERIIAMASNPGQIVVDPFAGSGTTFYAAEKLQRYWIGSEIGDTDPAVERLTNLANGIMEEWESARGMKKSKPRKTTALQLPIP is encoded by the coding sequence ATGCTGCCTTTTCAACTAATTGCGACTGATGTTGCAACTCAAAAAGAATTGAAACAGGTTTACAAGAGTGAGTATGGAACTCTCTATCAGGGGGATTGTTTGAAACTTTTGTCAGCGTTACCTAATGAATCTGTAGATATTATTTTTGCCGATCCACCTTTTAATCTTGGTAAAGAATATGGTGAAGGCGTTAACGATAAAATGGAGACGAATCAATATTTAATCTGGTCGCAACAGTGGCTTGATGAAAGTATTCGAGTCCTTAAATCAGGTGGCAGTTTATTTGTATTTAACTTGCCAAAATGGTGTATAGAATATGGTGCATATCTGAATCAGCAAGGAATGTGTTTTCGTCATTGGATTGCTTGCAGAATGCCGAAAGCTTTTCCCAGAGGTAAAAAAATGTCTCCTGCTCACTACGGGTTACTCTATTACACTAAAGGAGAACCAGCAGTGTTCAATAAAGTTTACACCCCAATTCAAGTTTGTCGCCATTGCGGTGGAGAAATTCGTGATTATGGTGGACATCGCAAAAAACTTAACCAGAAGGGTATTAACTTAATGGATGTTTGGGATGAACCAGAAGAAGTTTGGGAAGATGTTTCTGAGGCTAATTCTAATGAAATTTTATGGACATTGGCAGAAGAGATGTGGATTGACATTCCACCAGTTCGGCATCGTCAACACAAAAAACGAGTTGCAAATGAACTTGCGCCAATTATGCTAGAGCGAATTATTGCAATGGCATCTAATCCGGGACAAATTGTAGTTGATCCATTTGCAGGATCTGGTACGACATTTTATGCAGCAGAAAAGTTACAACGTTACTGGATTGGTTCAGAAATTGGGGATACAGATCCAGCAGTAGAAAGATTAACTAATTTGGCTAACGGAATCATGGAAGAATGGGAATCAGCAAGAGGAATGAAGAAATCAAAGCCACGCAAAACGACTGCACTGCAACTACCAATTCCTTAG
- a CDS encoding helix-turn-helix domain-containing protein — translation MTDSASNNTPELLSVAQTAKLLSVTRQRVHDLIKNGQIVAHKLGRYYYIEPAEVERYQNQPTGKPYQPRSTTSQENSIDD, via the coding sequence ATGACAGACTCGGCTTCTAACAACACTCCTGAGTTACTCTCTGTGGCTCAAACTGCTAAATTACTTAGTGTAACCCGTCAGCGAGTACACGACTTAATTAAAAATGGTCAGATCGTAGCTCATAAACTTGGGCGTTATTACTACATAGAACCTGCTGAAGTAGAGAGATATCAGAATCAGCCTACTGGAAAACCTTATCAACCTCGTAGCACAACTTCTCAAGAAAACTCTATTGACGATTGA
- a CDS encoding NB-ARC domain-containing protein, with the protein MSNSLKASTAGLAIVDKSRQRLGWTKTSTARWWQDAHTSKATLRRFWQGDRIQREIFIAICQAVGIVNWEAIADPSNADLESIADITTPYLDYNEAPDIESFYGRNQELAQLEEWLTSQNCKLVTINGIAGIGKTALALALVDRIQSKFDCLIWKSLQTSPFLISLLNSLLNSFEQSVVQNIQQGTAQLIQQLQKRRCLLILDGFEATFSQPEDLSYGQFIQQLSRERHQSCILISSREQINAGEINSKTFRCLNLKGLQKTEAVELLQSRGFTGKELGLSVLIQLYRGNPLALKLVTPLIQSVFAGNVAAFLSQNTLIVGDRLCVILKQQFEQLSGLEQDILYWLAIWQEPVSFSRLQTHLLISVDPAMVLEGIVALERRSLLEKWVSDYELSFTLQPLIMKVVTDELVEHTAQEIHRVVQSHDIRHFQILRTHWLLRPGTDDIAGDRILTQLWKKLWQLYGATLPQMLNQILLLLKDQSPLAMGYIGSNLAILSGIDSLETSKE; encoded by the coding sequence ATGTCAAACTCGCTGAAAGCATCAACAGCAGGACTAGCAATTGTAGACAAATCCCGTCAACGTCTAGGTTGGACAAAAACTAGCACGGCGCGTTGGTGGCAAGATGCCCATACCTCTAAAGCTACTTTACGCCGATTTTGGCAAGGCGATCGCATTCAGCGAGAAATCTTCATCGCCATCTGTCAAGCTGTTGGTATTGTCAACTGGGAAGCGATCGCAGATCCATCTAATGCAGACTTAGAATCTATTGCAGATATCACTACGCCTTACTTAGACTACAATGAAGCACCTGATATCGAAAGCTTCTATGGACGAAATCAGGAATTGGCACAATTAGAAGAATGGCTCACCAGCCAAAACTGTAAATTAGTCACCATTAATGGTATTGCTGGTATTGGCAAAACCGCCCTAGCACTGGCTTTAGTAGACCGCATTCAGTCAAAATTTGATTGTTTAATTTGGAAGTCTCTGCAAACTTCCCCATTTCTCATTTCCCTGCTGAATAGCTTACTAAACTCCTTTGAGCAAAGCGTTGTGCAGAATATTCAACAAGGTACTGCACAACTCATCCAGCAGTTACAAAAACGTCGCTGTCTGTTGATATTGGATGGATTCGAGGCTACTTTCTCCCAGCCAGAAGACCTCAGCTATGGGCAATTTATCCAACAATTAAGTCGGGAACGGCATCAAAGTTGTATTCTGATTAGCAGCCGCGAACAGATAAACGCTGGTGAAATTAATAGCAAAACATTTCGCTGTTTAAATCTCAAAGGCTTGCAAAAAACAGAGGCTGTAGAATTATTACAATCAAGGGGATTTACAGGCAAGGAACTAGGCTTATCAGTATTAATTCAGCTTTATCGCGGTAATCCCTTGGCGCTGAAACTGGTAACACCATTGATTCAGTCTGTATTTGCTGGGAATGTTGCTGCTTTTTTGAGTCAGAATACTCTAATTGTAGGCGATCGCTTATGTGTGATCCTCAAACAGCAATTTGAGCAACTTTCCGGCTTAGAGCAAGATATTCTCTACTGGCTGGCTATTTGGCAAGAACCTGTGTCATTCTCTCGATTGCAAACCCATTTGCTGATATCCGTTGACCCAGCGATGGTTTTAGAGGGCATTGTAGCGTTAGAAAGGCGATCGCTTTTAGAAAAATGGGTCAGCGATTATGAACTCTCATTTACATTGCAACCCCTGATAATGAAAGTGGTGACAGATGAATTGGTAGAACATACTGCTCAAGAGATTCATCGAGTTGTGCAGAGTCATGATATTCGTCATTTTCAGATATTGCGAACCCATTGGTTGCTACGACCGGGTACTGACGATATTGCAGGCGATCGCATTTTAACTCAACTTTGGAAAAAGCTCTGGCAGTTGTATGGTGCAACTCTTCCACAAATGCTTAATCAGATTCTGTTGTTATTAAAGGATCAATCTCCTTTGGCAATGGGTTACATCGGGAGCAATTTAGCCATCCTCTCAGGAATAGACTCGTTAGAGACTTCCAAAGAATAA
- a CDS encoding alkaline phosphatase D family protein, with amino-acid sequence MVDYRNFERFLHSRIKRRNLIIGAGALSGLAIANQFSHQTAIAKTRFSNYPFTLGVASGDPDSSSVVIWTRLAPEPLEGGGMPPVNVPIRWEVATDPDMRRIVSRGTVLATPELAHSVRVVVEGLQSNTLYWYRFLVGQDASPIGRTRTAPLANSYLNKLNFALVSCQNYQQGFFTAYKYLAQDDLDLVVHVGDYIYEGGVSTTSPRQHNSSEILTLEDYRNRHALYKTDTNLQAAHAAFPWIVTWDDHEVENNYANDISEIDTEPDRDPAIFLQRRAVAYQAYYEHMPLRPFSRPVGPDMQLYRRLSFGNLATFHVLDTRQYRTDQPCGDGTKARPCGEDPNGTITGKAQEDWLYNGLDKSQAKWNVLAQQVIVAQIDRTEGPGATYSMDKWDGYVASRDRLMRFLEQRKPSNPVVLSGDVHSNWAINLKADFNNPESATVGSEFVCTSITSGGNGSDTIPNYISENLQVKFYNNRRGYVRCAVTPTTWKTDYLVMSEVETPFGTISKKASFVVTDGNPEIQPA; translated from the coding sequence ATGGTAGATTATCGGAATTTTGAGCGCTTCCTGCATAGTCGAATAAAACGACGCAACTTAATTATCGGTGCTGGAGCATTGTCTGGTTTAGCGATCGCTAACCAATTTTCTCATCAAACAGCGATCGCCAAAACTAGATTTTCCAATTATCCTTTTACTTTAGGTGTCGCATCGGGCGATCCCGATTCTAGCAGCGTAGTGATTTGGACTCGTCTCGCTCCCGAACCCTTAGAGGGAGGTGGAATGCCACCTGTGAATGTACCAATTCGCTGGGAAGTAGCAACCGATCCTGATATGAGGCGCATTGTCTCTAGAGGTACAGTACTTGCAACCCCAGAATTAGCTCACTCAGTGCGAGTTGTAGTAGAAGGATTGCAATCTAATACTTTGTACTGGTATCGCTTTCTTGTTGGTCAAGATGCTAGCCCTATTGGTCGCACTCGTACAGCACCTTTAGCAAATAGCTATTTGAACAAATTGAACTTTGCCCTTGTTTCTTGCCAAAACTATCAGCAGGGATTCTTTACCGCCTACAAATATCTAGCACAGGACGACCTCGATTTAGTAGTGCATGTTGGCGATTACATCTATGAAGGCGGAGTCTCAACCACTAGTCCCAGACAACACAATAGTTCAGAAATTCTCACTTTAGAAGATTACCGCAACCGTCACGCCCTTTATAAAACTGATACCAATCTGCAAGCAGCCCATGCAGCATTTCCTTGGATTGTTACCTGGGATGACCACGAAGTAGAAAACAACTACGCCAACGATATTTCAGAAATTGATACTGAACCAGATCGAGATCCGGCAATCTTCCTCCAACGGCGGGCTGTTGCTTATCAGGCTTACTACGAACACATGCCACTGCGCCCCTTCTCGCGTCCTGTTGGCCCCGATATGCAACTTTACCGTCGGCTCTCCTTTGGTAACTTAGCCACCTTCCATGTCTTAGATACCCGCCAATATCGCACCGATCAGCCATGTGGTGATGGTACTAAAGCACGTCCTTGTGGAGAAGATCCGAATGGAACCATTACTGGTAAAGCACAGGAGGATTGGCTATATAATGGCTTAGATAAATCACAGGCTAAGTGGAACGTTTTAGCTCAACAAGTTATAGTTGCTCAGATAGACAGAACTGAAGGGCCAGGCGCAACCTATAGTATGGATAAGTGGGATGGTTATGTGGCTTCGCGCGATCGCCTCATGCGTTTCTTAGAACAGCGCAAACCATCTAATCCAGTAGTATTATCAGGCGATGTCCATTCCAACTGGGCAATAAATTTAAAGGCTGACTTTAATAACCCAGAATCTGCTACGGTGGGCAGTGAATTCGTCTGTACCTCAATAACCTCTGGAGGAAATGGCTCAGACACTATCCCCAATTACATATCAGAGAACCTACAGGTTAAATTTTACAACAATAGACGGGGATATGTTCGCTGTGCTGTGACTCCCACAACCTGGAAGACAGATTATCTTGTGATGTCAGAGGTGGAAACTCCATTTGGCACCATTAGCAAAAAGGCTTCATTTGTAGTTACAGATGGTAATCCAGAAATACAACCAGCCTAA
- a CDS encoding PEP-CTERM sorting domain-containing protein gives MKIGSKLALAAASLTLGFAIVDAQSVSAAIINYAFTVDSSATKGNGFFSFDDSTLSNDYTPEATIKSLSFQFDGDYTVYTEQDDNNYPDFPVVFQTTSLTGQTSFALDYLFNDKSNSGSSLSYEIVGEDFTVFSGTSSDVVPISGSVSYRQVPESTPLVGALFACGLGLMMKRKVASIKKVNV, from the coding sequence ATGAAAATAGGTTCAAAATTAGCGCTTGCTGCTGCTAGTCTAACTTTAGGTTTTGCTATTGTAGATGCACAATCTGTATCTGCTGCAATTATTAATTACGCTTTCACAGTTGATAGTTCTGCAACTAAGGGGAATGGCTTTTTTAGCTTTGATGACTCAACTTTGAGTAACGATTATACCCCCGAAGCTACGATTAAGTCACTCTCTTTCCAATTTGACGGTGATTATACCGTCTACACAGAACAAGATGACAACAACTATCCAGACTTCCCTGTTGTATTTCAAACCACATCTTTAACAGGACAAACATCTTTTGCATTAGATTATCTCTTCAACGATAAATCTAATTCTGGCAGTTCTCTAAGTTACGAAATCGTCGGTGAAGATTTTACAGTTTTCTCTGGAACTTCTTCAGATGTTGTACCCATCTCAGGTAGTGTTTCATATAGACAAGTACCTGAATCTACGCCTTTAGTTGGCGCTCTCTTTGCTTGTGGTTTGGGCTTGATGATGAAGCGAAAAGTAGCATCAATCAAAAAGGTTAACGTCTAA
- the aroA gene encoding 3-phosphoshikimate 1-carboxyvinyltransferase encodes MDTIAIPALNRPVDATVEIPGSKSLTNRALLVAALAQGDSILENALFSEDSEYFVKCVEQLGIPITLNPHQAVIQVAGRGGDIPAKQADLFVGLAGTAARFISALVALGNGEYRLDGVPRMRERPMGDMLTVLQTGGATVNFEGNSGFMPYTVYSQGFAGGNFSLKANQTSQQLSALLMIAPYAQQDTSIEVEGTLVSQSYVKMTCRLMADFGVEVNQIGDNQFQIKAGQRYQGRHYTVEPDASNASYFFAAAAVTGGRVRVKHLTKQSCQGDILWLNVLEQMGCEIKDSDDYTEVTGPKQLQGIDIDMNDISDLVQTLAAIAPFASSPITIRNVEHIRYKETDRIRAVVTELRRLGVQVEEFPDRLKIEPGPITPAEIETYHDHRMAMAFAVTGLKVPGIVIKDPGCTAKTFPDYFTRFFKMLEE; translated from the coding sequence GTGGATACCATTGCAATTCCTGCTCTAAATCGGCCAGTGGATGCCACGGTAGAAATTCCTGGTTCTAAAAGTCTTACTAATCGGGCGTTGCTTGTGGCTGCTTTGGCACAAGGTGACTCCATTTTAGAAAATGCCTTATTTAGTGAAGACAGCGAATATTTTGTCAAATGCGTAGAGCAATTGGGCATTCCCATTACTTTGAATCCTCATCAGGCAGTAATCCAAGTGGCGGGAAGAGGAGGCGACATTCCCGCTAAACAGGCAGATTTATTTGTGGGTTTGGCAGGCACAGCAGCACGGTTTATTTCGGCGCTGGTAGCACTGGGTAACGGTGAATATCGTCTAGATGGCGTTCCCCGGATGCGAGAACGACCAATGGGTGACATGTTGACGGTGCTGCAAACGGGGGGAGCAACCGTTAACTTTGAGGGAAACTCTGGGTTTATGCCCTATACCGTCTATAGTCAAGGATTCGCTGGCGGAAATTTTAGTTTGAAAGCGAACCAAACAAGTCAGCAACTTTCGGCATTGCTGATGATTGCGCCTTACGCTCAACAAGATACGAGTATTGAAGTTGAAGGAACGTTAGTTTCTCAATCTTACGTTAAGATGACCTGCCGTTTGATGGCAGATTTTGGCGTTGAGGTGAATCAAATCGGCGATAATCAATTTCAAATTAAAGCGGGTCAACGTTACCAAGGCAGACATTACACAGTAGAACCCGATGCGTCAAATGCTTCTTACTTTTTTGCCGCCGCCGCCGTTACCGGTGGACGGGTGCGCGTCAAACATTTGACGAAACAATCTTGTCAGGGTGATATTCTCTGGCTGAATGTCTTAGAACAGATGGGTTGTGAGATTAAAGATTCGGATGATTACACCGAAGTGACGGGGCCGAAGCAATTGCAAGGCATCGACATTGATATGAATGATATATCAGATTTGGTGCAAACATTAGCTGCGATCGCGCCCTTTGCTAGTTCACCGATTACCATTCGTAATGTGGAACATATTCGATATAAGGAAACCGACCGAATTCGAGCAGTTGTAACAGAGTTACGTCGGCTAGGGGTTCAGGTTGAAGAATTTCCCGATAGACTAAAAATTGAGCCTGGCCCTATTACCCCGGCAGAGATTGAAACCTATCACGATCATCGCATGGCAATGGCTTTTGCTGTCACTGGTTTGAAGGTTCCAGGAATTGTTATTAAAGATCCTGGCTGTACAGCGAAAACCTTTCCAGATTACTTTACTCGATTCTTCAAAATGTTAGAAGAATAA
- a CDS encoding DUF928 domain-containing protein: MKWIQPSLYFLAFSLPLGLLSALTAQVQAQSYPNKTWQISQTFKPPQRGKPPASAGGSTRGGSCLIGKKLITSLIPPDKLGLTFAQRPTFFWYVPPSQVKTAKFVLLAEDQDIFYETSFPLPDKPGIISFKLPESSPALTVGKTYHWYLTVVCNAQDSSGNPTVDGWVERTQPGASLSEALAKTNLYKLPTIYAEAGIWHEALTSLVQLRQTEPNNFKARLDWRQFFKSVGLSAIASEPLLDCCTSRRERHGSLR; the protein is encoded by the coding sequence ATGAAGTGGATTCAACCATCCCTATATTTTTTAGCCTTTTCCTTACCTTTAGGTTTGCTTTCTGCTTTAACAGCACAGGTACAAGCTCAATCGTATCCCAACAAAACTTGGCAAATTAGTCAAACATTTAAGCCCCCACAACGGGGAAAACCTCCTGCAAGTGCTGGTGGTTCTACTCGCGGCGGCTCTTGCTTAATAGGAAAAAAATTAATAACTTCCTTAATACCTCCAGATAAATTAGGGCTGACATTTGCTCAACGTCCAACATTTTTCTGGTATGTGCCTCCATCTCAAGTTAAAACAGCTAAGTTTGTGCTGCTAGCTGAAGACCAAGACATATTTTATGAAACATCTTTTCCACTTCCCGATAAACCCGGAATTATTAGCTTCAAACTTCCTGAGAGTTCCCCTGCACTTACTGTAGGTAAAACTTATCATTGGTATCTAACAGTTGTTTGTAATGCTCAAGACTCCAGTGGAAATCCGACTGTAGATGGTTGGGTAGAACGCACTCAACCAGGAGCATCCTTATCGGAGGCTTTAGCAAAGACAAATTTGTACAAATTGCCCACCATCTATGCAGAAGCTGGGATTTGGCATGAAGCGCTGACTAGTTTGGTGCAGCTACGCCAGACTGAGCCGAATAATTTTAAAGCGAGGCTAGATTGGAGACAATTTTTCAAGTCTGTAGGTTTGAGTGCGATCGCATCAGAACCATTGCTCGATTGTTGCACATCTAGAAGAGAAA